Proteins from one Peromyscus eremicus chromosome 8a, PerEre_H2_v1, whole genome shotgun sequence genomic window:
- the Unc119 gene encoding protein unc-119 homolog A, protein MKVKKGGGGTGPGAEPAPGASNRSVEPTREPRAESESGSESEPEPGPGPRLGPLQGKQPIGPDDVLGLQRITGDYLCSPEENIYKIDFVRFKIRDMDSGTVLFEIKKPPVSERLPINRRDLDPNAGRFVRYQFTPAFLRLRQVGATVEFTVGDKPVNNFRMIERHYFRNQLLKSFDFHFGFCIPSSKNTCEHIYDFPPLSEELISEMIRHPYETQSDSFYFVDDRLVMHNKADYSYSGTP, encoded by the exons ATGAAGGTGAAGAAGGGCGGCGGCGGAACCGGGCCGGGGGCGGAGCCCGCTCCAGGGGCCTCGAACCGGAGTGTGGAGCCCACGCGGGAGCCTCGGGCGGAATCCGAGTCCGGGTCCGAGTCCGAGCCAGAGCCAGGCCCCGGGCCCAGGTTGGGGCCGCTGCAGGGCAAGCAACCCATCGGGCCGGACGACGTGCTAGGGCTGCAGCGGATTACGGGCG ACTACCTGTGCTCCCCTGAGGAAAATATCTACAAGATTGACTTCGTCAGGTTCAAGATCCGGGACATGGACTCGGGCACTGTCCTCTTTGAAATCAAGAAGCCCCCTGTCTCAG AACGGTTGCCCATCAACCGGCGGGACCTGGACCCCAATGCCGGGCGCTTTGTTCGCTACCAGTTCACACCTGCCTTCCTccgcctgaggcaggtgggagccaC GGTGGAGTTCACAGTGGGAGACAAGCCGGTCAACAACTTCCGCATGATCGAGAGGCACTACTTCCGGAACCAGCTCCTGAAAAGCTTTGACTTCCACTTCGGCTTCTGCATCCCCAGCAGCAAGAACACCTGTGAGCACATCTATGACTTCCCGCCTCTCTCTGAGGAGCTAA TCAGTGAGATGATTCGTCACCCGTATGAGACACAGTCTGACAGCTTCTACTTCGTGGATGACCGGCTGGTGATGCACAATAAAGCAGACTATTCCTACAGCGGGACACCCTGA